Proteins encoded within one genomic window of Gemmatimonas sp.:
- a CDS encoding glucosidase, translating into MHDEESKRLAAARDGTRPWKRWGPYLSERQWGTVREDASAGGDAWTHFTHDQSRSRAYRWGEDGLGGISDDKQQLCFALALWNGADPILKERAFGLDNSEGNHGEDVKEYYFYLDSTPTHSYMKYLYKYPQAAYPYLDLIATNARRSREEPEYELLDTGVFDGQRYFDVFVEYAKGDADDILIAITACNRGPDAARLRLLPTLWFRNIWTGDASAAKPMMHAMRAVASHGGATVQATHPGFVARAMPEAYYLYCDADVPLLFTENETNTARLSGQPNASAWVKDGINDYVVLGNRDAVHPAQRGTKVSALYELDLAAGAQTTVRLRLTAQAPEESHAPFADFDAVFSARMREADAFYDAITPIGVRMDVERSNVMRQALAGMLWSKQYYHCDLEQHRTGHHAKKNSAWSHMYCDDIISMPDTWEYPWYAAWDLAFHAIPLAIVDMDFAKEQLDLLLRNDYLHPNGQLPACEWNFSDVNPPVHAWATMQLYLLEKERRGGQGELEFLKQSFEKLLVNFTWWINRKDRAGANIFEGGFLGLDNIGVFDRSSPLPTGGYIDQADGTAWMVFYSQQMLRIAVELALHEPRYQDFVEKFYQHTLRIAGAMDRVGEHQDEMWDEADGFFYDVLRLPDGAAMRLKVRSIVGLLPLAAVAVFEADLFDRLPRFREQSAAFARRHPRLIANLHLPDRPGVADRRMLSIVDETKLRRILSRMLDEQEFFSPHGIRALSRHHHEHPYTFTHDGKEHRVAYVPGDSDSGMFGGNSNWRGPVWMPINYLLYGALLRLYAYYGDDFTVECPTGSGHQMTLLEVAMELGDRLCSIFQPDAAGARPVNGRDTVFRDDPYWRDLVQFSEYFHGDTGAGVGASHQTGWTGCIAQIIQTNGMLAKELLHTAGGMTAAIRILQTSTRMPRP; encoded by the coding sequence ATGCACGATGAGGAGTCGAAGCGACTCGCGGCGGCGCGCGATGGCACGCGCCCGTGGAAGCGCTGGGGCCCGTATCTCAGCGAACGGCAGTGGGGCACGGTGCGAGAAGATGCGAGCGCGGGCGGTGACGCGTGGACTCACTTCACGCACGATCAGTCGCGTTCGCGGGCGTATCGCTGGGGCGAGGACGGACTTGGCGGCATCAGCGACGACAAGCAGCAGCTGTGTTTCGCGCTGGCGCTGTGGAATGGCGCCGATCCCATTCTCAAGGAGCGCGCCTTCGGACTGGACAACAGCGAAGGCAATCACGGCGAGGATGTGAAGGAGTACTACTTTTACCTCGATTCCACGCCGACGCACTCGTACATGAAGTATCTGTACAAGTATCCGCAGGCGGCGTACCCGTATCTCGATCTGATCGCCACCAACGCGCGGCGCAGCCGAGAGGAGCCGGAGTACGAACTGCTGGATACCGGCGTGTTCGATGGACAGCGCTACTTCGATGTGTTCGTGGAGTACGCCAAGGGCGATGCCGACGATATCCTGATCGCGATCACCGCCTGCAATCGCGGACCCGACGCGGCGCGCCTGCGGCTCTTGCCCACGCTCTGGTTCCGCAACATCTGGACAGGTGACGCCAGCGCCGCAAAGCCCATGATGCACGCGATGCGAGCAGTGGCCTCACACGGCGGCGCGACCGTACAGGCGACACATCCGGGCTTCGTCGCGCGCGCCATGCCGGAGGCGTACTACCTGTACTGCGACGCCGACGTGCCGCTGCTGTTCACCGAGAACGAGACCAACACGGCGCGACTGTCCGGCCAGCCGAACGCGAGCGCTTGGGTGAAGGACGGCATCAACGACTACGTCGTGCTAGGCAACCGGGATGCCGTACATCCGGCGCAGCGTGGCACGAAAGTATCCGCGCTCTACGAGCTCGACCTCGCGGCCGGCGCCCAGACGACGGTGCGGTTGCGCCTCACGGCGCAGGCTCCGGAGGAATCGCACGCACCATTCGCCGATTTTGACGCGGTGTTTTCGGCGCGCATGCGCGAGGCCGATGCGTTTTACGATGCGATCACGCCGATTGGCGTGCGCATGGACGTCGAGCGCAGCAATGTGATGCGGCAGGCGCTGGCGGGCATGCTGTGGTCGAAGCAATACTACCACTGCGACCTGGAACAGCATCGCACCGGTCATCATGCGAAGAAAAACAGCGCATGGTCGCACATGTACTGCGACGATATCATCTCGATGCCGGACACATGGGAATATCCGTGGTACGCTGCCTGGGATCTGGCCTTTCACGCCATCCCGCTGGCGATCGTCGATATGGATTTCGCGAAGGAGCAGCTCGATCTGCTGCTGCGCAACGACTATCTGCATCCGAACGGCCAGCTGCCAGCGTGCGAGTGGAATTTCAGTGACGTGAATCCGCCGGTGCACGCATGGGCCACGATGCAGCTGTATCTGCTGGAGAAGGAACGCCGCGGTGGCCAGGGTGAGCTGGAGTTCCTGAAGCAATCGTTCGAAAAACTGCTGGTGAACTTCACCTGGTGGATCAACCGGAAGGATCGCGCTGGCGCGAACATCTTCGAAGGTGGCTTCCTCGGCCTCGACAACATCGGTGTGTTCGACCGCTCGTCGCCGTTGCCCACCGGCGGGTACATCGATCAGGCCGACGGCACCGCGTGGATGGTGTTCTACAGTCAGCAAATGCTGCGCATTGCCGTGGAACTGGCGCTGCACGAACCGCGCTATCAGGACTTCGTGGAGAAGTTCTATCAGCACACGCTACGTATCGCGGGCGCGATGGATCGCGTGGGTGAGCATCAGGACGAAATGTGGGACGAGGCCGACGGCTTCTTCTACGACGTGCTGCGCTTGCCCGACGGAGCGGCGATGCGCCTCAAGGTGCGCTCCATCGTGGGGCTCTTGCCGCTGGCGGCGGTGGCGGTGTTCGAGGCCGATTTGTTCGATCGGCTCCCGCGCTTTCGGGAGCAGAGCGCGGCGTTCGCGCGGCGACATCCGCGGCTCATTGCGAACCTGCATCTGCCCGACCGACCCGGGGTGGCCGACCGTCGCATGCTGTCGATCGTCGATGAAACGAAACTGCGTCGCATTCTATCGCGCATGCTCGACGAGCAGGAGTTCTTCTCGCCACACGGCATCAGGGCCCTGTCACGCCATCACCACGAGCATCCGTACACCTTTACGCACGACGGCAAGGAACATCGCGTCGCCTACGTGCCGGGCGACTCCGACAGTGGCATGTTCGGTGGCAATTCCAACTGGCGCGGACCGGTGTGGATGCCGATCAACTATCTGTTATACGGCGCCCTGTTGCGGCTGTACGCGTACTACGGTGACGACTTCACCGTGGAGTGCCCCACCGGGTCAGGCCACCAGATGACGCTGTTGGAGGTGGCGATGGAGCTGGGCGATCGCTTGTGCAGCATCTTCCAGCCCGATGCCGCTGGGGCACGACCCGTGAATGGACGCGATACGGTGTTTCGCGACGATCCGTACTGGCGCGACCTCGTGCAATTCTCCGAGTACTTCCACGGCGACACCGGCGCCGGCGTGGGCGCCAGCCATCAGACTGGATGGACGGGCTGCATCGCACAGATCATTCAAACCAACGGTATGCTGGCGAAGGAACTGCTGCACACCGCAGGAGGTATGACGGCCGCCATCCGCATTCTGCAGACGAGCACCCGCATGCCCCGGCCGTAA
- a CDS encoding aldolase/citrate lyase family protein, which produces MRRTGWLVALPFAATILGGCASASKSSPSVAAGAALPLWKSGAAAFGMFVPSERPPAPPAAGATRLPPLYTEAGAKALAENPLLDYLFLNLEGAYDANAVRAMVNGIKLSSAATRPTLLVRIPTIEDAGVELTRARVKEVLALGADGVVIPHVRSTAEARTAAAFFTEAGANVWSPANPKGTVIAMLMVEDKGAIAEVADIAAVKGYSLLSCGIGSLTRDMGGDAPGAEAACQRTRDLGAKAGMPSMMTAAAGTIRDRIEKGYLGLLLSGTADQASAIIRTGRPIAKRP; this is translated from the coding sequence ATGCGTCGTACGGGCTGGCTCGTTGCACTACCATTCGCGGCCACGATCCTCGGCGGCTGCGCGAGCGCATCGAAGTCCTCGCCCTCTGTCGCCGCTGGCGCAGCATTGCCGCTGTGGAAGTCGGGCGCGGCCGCGTTCGGCATGTTCGTTCCCAGTGAGCGGCCACCGGCCCCACCAGCCGCCGGCGCCACCCGTCTCCCGCCGCTGTATACCGAAGCCGGTGCCAAGGCGCTCGCCGAGAATCCGCTGCTCGACTACCTCTTCCTGAATCTCGAAGGGGCCTACGATGCGAACGCGGTGCGGGCGATGGTGAACGGCATCAAGCTGAGCAGCGCGGCCACGCGTCCCACCTTGCTCGTTCGTATTCCTACCATCGAAGACGCCGGCGTCGAACTGACCCGCGCCCGCGTGAAGGAAGTGCTCGCGCTTGGCGCGGACGGCGTGGTAATTCCGCATGTGCGCAGCACGGCTGAGGCACGCACCGCCGCCGCGTTCTTCACCGAGGCCGGCGCCAACGTGTGGTCACCCGCGAATCCCAAGGGCACCGTGATCGCGATGCTGATGGTGGAAGACAAAGGCGCCATCGCCGAGGTTGCCGACATCGCGGCCGTGAAGGGCTACAGCCTGCTGTCGTGCGGCATCGGCAGTCTCACCCGCGACATGGGCGGTGATGCGCCGGGCGCCGAGGCGGCGTGTCAGCGCACGCGTGACCTTGGAGCGAAGGCGGGAATGCCGAGCATGATGACGGCCGCCGCCGGTACGATCAGGGACCGGATCGAGAAGGGCTACCTCGGTCTGCTCCTGTCCGGCACCGCCGACCAAGCGTCAGCGATCATCCGCACTGGACGTCCGATCGCCAAGCGTCCGTAA
- a CDS encoding M28 family metallopeptidase: protein MVRSSLFAAFALAAIAAPVTAPLSAQAPEAIPAKYAEVANRIIAAAQADSAGAWNRIAELADRFGHRLSGSKALEDAIVWTAATMEKDGLTNVKREKVMVPHWVRGAESLELVAPRRQLLPMLGLGGSIATPAAGITAEVMVVASFEELTQRAAEAKGKIVLYDAEWRDYGYNGSFRRLGAIAAAKVGAVASLARAAGPYSMRTPHTGSMSYDSTVKKIPHASVTSEDAMMMRRMINRGDKVRVTLKMSAKMLPDAQSHNVMGELRGREKPNEIVVMGGHIDSWDVGQGAMDDAGGVVIAWEAIRLLKKLGLTPRRTIRAVGWTNEENGMRGGNAYRDAHQSETHQLAIESDGGVFSPLGFGFTGSPAARAIVTAIGSLLNPINAGKIEASGGGADIGPIMATGVPGMGLNVDGSRYFWFHHTDADTPDKLDRAEVQRCVAVMAVMAYIAADIEQALPR, encoded by the coding sequence ATGGTTCGCTCTTCCTTGTTCGCTGCCTTCGCGCTGGCCGCGATCGCCGCACCGGTTACGGCTCCGCTTTCCGCGCAGGCCCCCGAAGCGATTCCCGCCAAGTACGCCGAGGTCGCCAACCGGATCATCGCGGCGGCCCAGGCCGACTCGGCGGGCGCATGGAACCGCATTGCCGAGCTTGCCGATCGGTTCGGCCACCGTTTGTCGGGCTCCAAGGCGCTCGAAGACGCGATTGTCTGGACCGCCGCCACGATGGAGAAGGACGGCCTGACCAACGTGAAGCGCGAGAAGGTCATGGTGCCGCACTGGGTTCGCGGCGCCGAGTCGCTGGAGCTGGTCGCGCCGCGTCGCCAGCTGCTGCCGATGCTCGGCCTCGGCGGCAGCATCGCCACGCCGGCCGCCGGCATCACCGCCGAAGTGATGGTGGTCGCGAGCTTCGAAGAACTCACCCAGCGCGCCGCTGAAGCCAAAGGCAAGATCGTGCTGTACGACGCCGAGTGGCGCGACTACGGCTACAACGGGTCGTTCCGTCGTCTCGGTGCCATCGCCGCCGCCAAAGTCGGTGCGGTTGCCTCGTTGGCACGGGCGGCCGGTCCGTACAGCATGCGCACACCGCACACCGGCAGCATGAGCTACGACTCGACCGTGAAGAAGATTCCCCACGCGAGTGTCACCTCCGAAGACGCGATGATGATGCGCAGGATGATCAACCGCGGCGACAAGGTCCGCGTGACGCTCAAGATGAGCGCCAAGATGTTACCCGACGCGCAGAGCCACAACGTGATGGGTGAACTGCGCGGTCGCGAAAAGCCCAATGAGATCGTCGTGATGGGCGGTCACATCGATTCGTGGGACGTGGGCCAGGGCGCCATGGATGATGCCGGCGGTGTCGTGATCGCGTGGGAAGCGATCCGCCTGCTCAAGAAGCTCGGCCTCACGCCACGTCGTACGATTCGCGCCGTTGGTTGGACGAACGAGGAAAACGGCATGCGCGGCGGCAACGCGTATCGCGATGCCCACCAGAGCGAGACGCACCAGTTGGCGATTGAATCCGATGGTGGCGTATTCTCTCCGCTCGGTTTCGGCTTCACCGGCTCGCCGGCGGCCCGCGCGATCGTGACCGCGATCGGTTCGTTGCTGAATCCCATCAACGCCGGCAAGATCGAAGCGTCCGGCGGCGGCGCGGACATCGGTCCGATCATGGCCACCGGCGTGCCGGGCATGGGACTGAATGTGGACGGCTCGCGCTACTTCTGGTTCCATCACACAGATGCCGACACCCCGGACAAACTCGATCGGGCCGAAGTGCAACGCTGCGTGGCGGTCATGGCGGTGATGGCCTACATCGCGGCGGATATAGAGCAGGCGTTGCCGAGGTAA
- a CDS encoding DinB family protein: MAHDLLRHLASLRAHGEWADTKLVVAAQQVTGDATAVRRELSHVRGAQEVWLSRIEGRAATIPVWPAYSAVEIERAGAVIDERMRRLFDTLTPESLAQEIAYSNLQGLPFRTELGEILLHLLMHGQYHRGKANVALRDVGAATVGVDYIAWHREFGSSLREV; this comes from the coding sequence ATGGCACACGATCTTCTTCGGCATCTCGCGTCGCTTCGCGCGCACGGGGAGTGGGCGGATACCAAACTCGTTGTCGCCGCTCAGCAGGTGACCGGAGACGCGACGGCGGTGCGGCGTGAACTTTCTCACGTGCGCGGGGCTCAGGAGGTCTGGCTCTCGCGCATCGAGGGGCGAGCGGCGACGATACCGGTGTGGCCGGCGTATTCCGCGGTGGAGATCGAGCGGGCGGGTGCGGTGATCGACGAGCGCATGCGCCGCCTGTTCGACACGCTCACGCCCGAATCGTTGGCGCAGGAGATCGCGTACAGCAACTTGCAGGGCTTGCCATTTCGCACTGAGCTTGGTGAGATCCTGCTACACCTGCTCATGCACGGGCAGTATCATCGCGGCAAAGCGAATGTGGCGCTGCGCGATGTGGGCGCGGCCACGGTCGGGGTGGACTACATCGCGTGGCACCGCGAGTTCGGATCGTCCTTGCGCGAGGTGTAG
- a CDS encoding NmrA/HSCARG family protein → MSDKKIIAVFGATGAQGGGLARAIAADSSGGFVARAITRHPHSDKAEALAAEGIQVVAGDIDDASTLGAALEGAYGAFCVTNFWEHFSAEREGVQATNMARATKAAGVQHVIWSTLEDTRKWIPLDDTRMPTLHGHFKCPHFDSKGAVDAVFANEGAPTTYMMVAFYWDNLIHFGMGPRANEQGELVMALPLGGAKLPGIGAEDIGRCAYGIFKEGPSTIGQRIGIAGESLSGEDMAAKLGKAIGRPVHFFDVPFDTYRGLGFPGAEDLGNMFQFQQILGEEFQRYRDAARSRQLYSGLLDFDAWLAKHAATIPIG, encoded by the coding sequence ATGAGTGACAAGAAGATCATCGCGGTGTTCGGCGCCACCGGCGCGCAGGGCGGCGGACTCGCCCGCGCGATTGCTGCCGACTCGAGCGGCGGGTTTGTGGCCCGTGCCATCACGCGCCATCCGCACTCGGACAAGGCCGAGGCGCTCGCCGCCGAGGGAATCCAAGTCGTGGCCGGTGACATCGATGACGCGTCGACGCTTGGCGCGGCGCTCGAGGGCGCATACGGCGCGTTTTGCGTCACGAATTTCTGGGAGCACTTCTCCGCCGAGCGCGAAGGCGTGCAGGCCACGAACATGGCGCGCGCCACGAAGGCCGCCGGGGTGCAGCATGTGATCTGGTCCACGCTCGAAGACACGCGTAAGTGGATCCCGCTGGACGATACCCGCATGCCGACGTTGCACGGCCACTTCAAGTGCCCGCACTTCGACTCAAAGGGCGCGGTCGATGCCGTGTTCGCGAATGAAGGCGCGCCGACCACGTACATGATGGTTGCGTTCTACTGGGACAATCTCATCCACTTCGGCATGGGGCCGCGCGCCAACGAACAGGGCGAGTTGGTGATGGCGCTACCGTTGGGCGGCGCGAAGCTGCCCGGTATCGGCGCCGAAGATATCGGCCGCTGCGCGTACGGCATTTTCAAGGAGGGCCCCAGCACGATCGGTCAGCGCATCGGCATCGCCGGCGAATCGCTGAGCGGCGAAGACATGGCGGCCAAGCTCGGCAAGGCGATCGGTCGCCCGGTGCACTTCTTCGACGTGCCGTTCGACACGTACCGCGGACTCGGTTTCCCGGGCGCCGAAGACCTCGGCAACATGTTCCAGTTCCAGCAGATTCTGGGCGAAGAGTTCCAGCGCTACCGCGATGCGGCGCGTTCGCGTCAGCTGTATTCCGGCTTGCTCGATTTCGATGCCTGGCTGGCGAAGCACGCGGCGACGATTCCGATTGGGTGA
- a CDS encoding acyl-CoA thioesterase, whose amino-acid sequence MIHYWFTIVKILALRHVQPKVAPDATIRRTFRVRLFDCDGFRVMTASRYAAYMDFIRWEMIARSPMYHAIVTRGLAPTLGSQKLIYRKPLKRWTRFEVELELAGWDDKWIYHIHRFAQHGEIKAVGITRALIWKRDVPSMLADVLRDSGVTRPAMNPPDWVFELFAQDKEIIDRQRVAASA is encoded by the coding sequence CGTGCAACCGAAGGTGGCGCCCGATGCGACTATCCGGCGCACCTTCCGCGTGCGCCTGTTCGATTGCGACGGATTTCGCGTGATGACGGCGTCACGGTACGCGGCGTACATGGACTTCATCCGGTGGGAGATGATCGCCCGCTCACCGATGTATCACGCCATCGTGACACGCGGACTGGCCCCTACGCTCGGCTCGCAGAAGCTGATCTATCGGAAGCCACTCAAGCGGTGGACGCGATTCGAGGTCGAGTTGGAGCTTGCCGGATGGGATGACAAGTGGATCTACCATATCCATCGGTTCGCGCAGCACGGGGAGATCAAGGCCGTTGGTATCACCCGGGCGTTGATCTGGAAGCGCGACGTACCAAGCATGCTCGCCGATGTCCTGCGCGATTCCGGCGTGACGCGACCGGCCATGAATCCGCCCGACTGGGTCTTCGAGCTTTTCGCACAGGACAAGGAGATCATCGATCGGCAACGTGTAGCGGCGAGCGCATAA
- a CDS encoding RluA family pseudouridine synthase: MIRFTSPPDASDLPARFPSPFDRAAVHPLARRAAMETMDLLQLPAMAPWRLDQPGNGKMFGVLVVAASDGTVGYLRGFSGMVAGMWTIEGWAPPTYDEAARDAVWIPGEAELYDLGTDDDARTARSRELLPAIQETYRFTNAWGEVRALRDLFAPKEPPGGAGDCAAPKLLAQAYAQGLRPLALAEFWWGAPPRTGDRRAGSFYPACQGKCPPILAHMLRGVPADPPPLFGAAAIAEREPAVVYEDEHLVVVNKPCGLLSVPGRSGLLRDSVSTRLRARYPDATGQLVVHRLDLDTSGLLLAAKDTTTFSALQRLFSLREIAKRYVAWLDGHVQDDEGVIDFPMRMDIDDRPRQIHDPVHGKAAVTTWQVLTRADGRTKVAFTPHTGRTHQLRVHASNPIGLDAPIVGDRLYGRVAPEYGERLLLHAESLAFTHPVTGVEVRVTSSVPF; encoded by the coding sequence GTGATCCGGTTCACCTCGCCACCTGACGCTAGCGATCTCCCCGCGCGATTCCCGAGTCCCTTCGATCGGGCGGCCGTCCATCCGCTCGCACGCCGCGCGGCGATGGAGACCATGGACCTGCTCCAGTTGCCCGCAATGGCCCCCTGGCGGCTCGATCAGCCCGGCAACGGCAAAATGTTCGGGGTGCTGGTGGTGGCGGCTTCTGATGGCACGGTGGGCTATTTGCGCGGCTTCTCCGGCATGGTCGCCGGCATGTGGACGATCGAGGGCTGGGCCCCGCCGACGTACGACGAGGCGGCGCGTGATGCGGTCTGGATTCCCGGTGAGGCCGAGCTGTACGACCTGGGTACCGACGACGACGCGCGCACCGCGCGCTCGCGCGAACTGTTGCCCGCGATCCAGGAGACGTATCGATTCACCAACGCGTGGGGTGAGGTGCGCGCGCTGCGCGATCTGTTCGCGCCCAAGGAGCCACCGGGCGGGGCGGGTGATTGTGCGGCGCCAAAGCTGCTGGCACAGGCCTACGCGCAGGGGCTGCGGCCATTGGCGCTGGCCGAGTTCTGGTGGGGCGCACCACCGCGCACCGGCGATCGTCGGGCCGGGTCGTTCTATCCGGCCTGTCAGGGGAAGTGTCCGCCGATTCTGGCGCATATGTTGCGCGGCGTACCGGCCGATCCGCCGCCGCTGTTCGGTGCGGCTGCCATCGCCGAACGCGAGCCCGCCGTCGTGTACGAGGACGAGCATCTCGTCGTCGTGAACAAGCCGTGTGGACTGCTTTCGGTGCCAGGACGCAGCGGATTATTGCGGGACTCAGTGTCCACCCGATTGCGCGCGCGTTATCCCGATGCCACGGGACAGTTGGTGGTGCATCGACTCGATCTCGACACGTCGGGACTGCTGCTGGCTGCGAAGGACACCACCACCTTCTCGGCGTTGCAGCGACTGTTCTCGCTGCGCGAGATCGCGAAGCGGTATGTGGCATGGCTCGACGGCCATGTGCAGGACGACGAGGGCGTGATCGACTTCCCGATGCGCATGGATATCGACGACCGTCCGCGACAAATCCACGACCCGGTACATGGCAAAGCGGCCGTGACCACGTGGCAGGTGCTTACCCGCGCCGACGGGCGAACCAAGGTGGCGTTCACGCCGCACACGGGTCGAACGCATCAGTTGCGTGTGCACGCGTCGAATCCGATTGGGCTCGATGCGCCGATCGTCGGCGACCGCCTCTACGGACGCGTGGCGCCGGAGTATGGCGAGCGGCTCCTGTTGCACGCCGAATCACTCGCGTTCACCCATCCCGTGACGGGTGTTGAAGTCCGTGTGACAAGCTCGGTACCGTTCTGA